One genomic window of Nicotiana sylvestris chromosome 10, ASM39365v2, whole genome shotgun sequence includes the following:
- the LOC138880201 gene encoding putative F-box protein At2g02030 has protein sequence MEENRIVAISNKSYIPQEIVFDILIRVFAKSLLRFRCVSKSFRSLISQPLFIEAHQKACSVSQLIVSFPASTRKAIIYKLVQKIEDGQFQALPFQYLNEPCFSMLDSLESINGLVCLWNDDEDVAICNPFTKQQCLSS, from the coding sequence ATGGAAGAGAACAGGATTGTTGCCATTAGTAATAAGTCATATATTCCCCAAGAGATTGTGTTCGATATTCTCATTAGGGTTTTCGCCAAGTCTCTGCTACGTTTTAGGTGCGTTTCTAAATCCTTTCGCTCCCTTATATCACAACCTTTATTCATTGAAGCACATCAAAAAGCTTGTTCCGTCTCTCAACTCATTGTCAGTTTTCCAGCTTCGACTCGTAAAGCTATTATCTATAAGTTAGTCCAGAAAATAGAAGATGGTCAATTCCAAGCTTTACCGTTCCAATACTTGAATGAGCCATGTTTCTCTATGCTCGACTCTCTGGAATCTATCAACGGCTTAGTTTGCCTATGGAACGACGATGAAGATGTTGCAATTTGCAATCCTTTCACAAAACAACAATGTCTTTCTTCCTAA